In Dama dama isolate Ldn47 chromosome 20, ASM3311817v1, whole genome shotgun sequence, a single window of DNA contains:
- the ARHGEF2 gene encoding rho guanine nucleotide exchange factor 2 isoform X5 yields the protein MSRIESLTRARIDRSKELASKTREKEKMKEAKDARYTNGHLFTTISVSGMTMCYACNKSITAKEALICPTCNVTIHNRCKDTLANCTKVKQKQQKAALLKNNTALQSVSLRSKTTTRERPSSAIYPSDIRQSLLGSRRGRSSLSLAKSVSTTNIAGHFNDESPLGLRRILSQSTDSLNMRNRTLSVESLIDEGAEVIYNELMSDFEMDEKDFAADSWSLAVDSSFLQQHKKEVMKQQDVIYELIQTELHHVRTLKIMTRLFRTGMLEELQLEPAVVQGLFPCVDELTDIHTRFLSQLLDRRRQALCPGSTRNFVIHRLGDLLISQFSGPSAEQMRKTYSEFCSRHTKALKLYKELYARDKRFQQFIRKVTRSAVLKRHGVQECILLVTQRITKYPVLINRILQHSHGMEEERQDLTTALGLVKALLSNVDQDVHELEKGARLQEIYNRMDPRAQAPVPGKGPFGREELLRRKLIHDGCLLWKTATGRFKDVLMLLMTDVLVFLQEKDQKYIFPVLDKPSVVSLQNLIVRDIANQEKGMFLISAAPPEMYEVHTASRDDRSTWIRVIQQSVRVCPSREDFPLIETEDEAYLRRIKMELQQKDRALVELLQEKVGLFAEMTHFQVEEDGGSGVPLPTLPRGLFRSESLESPRGERLLQDAIREVEGLKDLLVGPGVELLLTPREPSLPVEPDSGGNTSPGVTANGEARTFNGSIELCRADSDSSQKDRNGNQLRSPQEEALQRLVNLYGLLHGLQAAVAQQDTLMEARFPEGPERREKLTRANSRDGEAGRVGGVPAAPEKQATELALLQRQHALLQEELRRCRRLGEERATEAGSLEARLRESEQARALLEREAEEARRQLAALGHTEPPLVAEAPWARRPLDPRRRSLPAGDALYLSFTPPQPSRGHDRLDLPVTVRSVHRPFEDRERQELGSPDERLQDSSDPDTGSEEEGSSRLSPPHSPRDFTRMQDIPEETESRDGEPVASES from the exons ATGTCTCGGATCGAATCCCTCACACGGGCGCGGATCGACCGGAGCAAAGAGCTGGCCAGCAAG ACCCGGGAAAAGGAGAAGATGAAGGAAGCCAAGGACGCCCGCTACACCAATGGGCACCTCTTCACCACCATCTCCGTCTCGGGCATGACCATGTGCTATGCATGTAACAAGAGCATCACAGCCAAGGAAGCCCTCATCTGTCCGA CCTGCAATGTGACTATCCACAACCGCTGTAAAGACACCCTCGCCAACTGTACCAAGGTGAAGCAGAAG CAACAGAAAGCCGCCCTGCTGAAGAACAACACTGCTTTGCAGTCCGTTTCACTTCGCAGTAAGA CTACCACTCGGGAGCGGCCCAGCTCAGCCATCTACCCCTCCGACATCCGGCAGTCCCTGCTCGGCTCCCGCCGTGGCCGCTCCTCGTTGTCTTTAGCCAAAAGCGTCTCCACCACCAACATTGCTGG ACACTTCAATGATGAGTCTCCCCTGGGACTGCGCCGGATCCTCTCACAGTCCACGGACTCCCTCAACATGCGGAACCGGACACTGTCGGTGGAGTCCCTCATCGACGAAG GTGCTGAGGTGATCTACAACGAGCTGATGAGTGACTTTGAGATGGATGAGAAGGACTTTGCAGCTGATTCCTGGAGCCTTGCGGTGGATAGCAGCTTCTTGCAGCAGCATAAAAAGGAGGTGATGAAGCAGCAGGATGTCATCTATG AGCTGATCCAGACAGAGCTACACCACGTGCGGACACTGAAGATCATGACCCGCCTCTTCCGCACGGGCATGCTGGAAGAGCTGCAGCTGGAGCCGGCAGTGGTCCAGGGCCTGTTCCCCTGTGTGGACGAGCTCACTGACATCCACACACGCTTCCTCAGCCAGCTGCTGGATCGCCGGCGCCAGGCCCTGTGCCCCGGCAGCACCCGGAACTTCGTCATCCATCGCTTGGGGGACCTACTCATCAGCCAG TTCTCAGGTCCCAGTGCAGAGCAGATGCGGAAGACCTACTCAGAGTTCTGTAGCCGCCACACCAAGGCCTTAAAACTCTATAAGGAGCTGTATGCCCGAGACAAACGCTTCCAGCAGTTCATCCGG AAAGTGACCCGCTCGGCGGTGCTGAAGCGGCATGGGGTGCAAGAGTGCATTCTGCTAGTGACTCAGCGCATCACCAAGTACCCGGTGCTCATCAACCGCATCCTGCAGCATTCGCACG GGATGGAGGAGGAGCGCCAGGACCTGACCACGGCCCTGGGGCTGGTGAAGGCGCTGCTGTCCAACGTAGATCAGGATGTGCACGAGCTGGAGAAAGGGGCCCGCCTGCAGGAGATCTACAACCGCATGGACCCTCGGGCCCAGGCCCCGGTTCCTGGCAAGGGCCCCTTTGGCCGAGAGGAGCTCCTGCGGCGCAAGCTCATCCACGATGGTTGCCTGCTCTGGAAGACGGCGACCGGGCGCTTCAAAG ATGTGCTCATGCTGCTGATGACAGATGTGCTGGTGTTTCTCCAAGAGAAGGACCAGAAGTACATCTTTCCTGTCCTG GACAAGCCCTCGGTGGTGTCACTGCAGAATCTCATCGTCCGGGACATAGCCAACCAGGAGAAAGGGATGTTTCTGATCAGTGCGGCACCCCCGGAGATGTACGAGGTCCACACGGCATCCCGGGATGACCGGAGCACCTGGATCCGCGTCATTCAGCAGAGTGTgcgagt ATGCCCATCCAGGGAGGACTTCCCCCTGAttgagacagaggatgaggctTACCTCCGGCGTATCAAGA TGGAGCTGCAGCAGAAGGATCGGGCGCTGGTGGAGCTGCTGCAGGAGAAGGTTGGGCTATTTGCCGAGATGACCCACTTCCAGGTGGAAGAGGATGGCGGCAGCGGGGTGCCCCTGCCCACCCTGCCCAGGGGCCTCTTCCGCTCTGAGTCCCTTGAGTCCCCTCGTGGCGAGCGGCTACTGCAGGACGCCATCCGTGAGG TGGAGGGCCTGAAAGACCTGCTGGTAGGGCCTGGAGTGGAGCTGCTCTTGACGCCCCGGGAACCATCCTTGCCGGTGGAACCAGACAGTGGTGGTAACACGAGTCCTGGAGTCACTGCCA ATGGTGAGGCCAGAACCTTCAATGGATCCATTGAGCTCTGCAGAGCCGACTCAGACTCCAGCCAGAAG GATCGAAATGGAAATCAGCTGAGATCTCCCCAGGAG GAAGCGTTGCAACGATTGGTCAATCTCTATGGACTTCTGCACGGCCTACAG GCGGCTGTGGCCCAGCAGGACACTTTGATGGAAGCCCGGTTCCCTGAGGGCCCCGAGCGGCGGGAGAAGCTGACCAGAGCCAACTCCCGGGATGGGGAGGCTGGCAGAGTCGGGGGTGTCCCTGCGGCTCCTGAAAAGCAGGCTACGGAACTGGCATTGCTGCAGCGGCAACACGCGCTCTTGCAGGAGGAGCTGCGGCGCTGCCGGCGGCTCGGCGAGGAGCGTGCGACCGAGGCCGGCAGCCTGGAAGCCCGGCTCCGGGAGAGCGAGCAGGCCCGTGCCCTGCTGGAGCGGGAGGCCGAGGAGGCTCGCAGGCAGCTGGCCGCCTTGGGCCACACAGAACCCCCACTCGTGGCTGAGGCCCCCTGGGCCCGCCGGCCCCTGGATCCGCGGCGTCGGAGCCTCCCTGCTGGCGATGCCCTGTACTTGAGTTTCACACCCCCACAA CCCAGCCGAGGCCACGACCGCCTGGATTTGCCTGTGACTGTTCGCTCCGTCCATCGACCCTTTGAGGATCGAGAGAGGCAGGAGCTGGGCAGCCCCGACGAGCGGCTGCAAGATAGCAGTGACCCTGACACCGGCAGCGAGGAGGAGGGTAGCAGCCGTCTGTCTCCACCCCATAGTCCGCGAG aTTTCACCCGAATGCAGGACATCCCGGAAGAGACTGAGAGCCGAGATGGGGAGCCTGTAGCTTCCGAGAGCTAA
- the ARHGEF2 gene encoding rho guanine nucleotide exchange factor 2 isoform X6, whose protein sequence is MKEAKDARYTNGHLFTTISVSGMTMCYACNKSITAKEALICPTCNVTIHNRCKDTLANCTKVKQKQQKAALLKNNTALQSVSLRSKTTTRERPSSAIYPSDIRQSLLGSRRGRSSLSLAKSVSTTNIAGHFNDESPLGLRRILSQSTDSLNMRNRTLSVESLIDEGAEVIYNELMSDFEMDEKDFAADSWSLAVDSSFLQQHKKEVMKQQDVIYELIQTELHHVRTLKIMTRLFRTGMLEELQLEPAVVQGLFPCVDELTDIHTRFLSQLLDRRRQALCPGSTRNFVIHRLGDLLISQFSGPSAEQMRKTYSEFCSRHTKALKLYKELYARDKRFQQFIRKVTRSAVLKRHGVQECILLVTQRITKYPVLINRILQHSHGMEEERQDLTTALGLVKALLSNVDQDVHELEKGARLQEIYNRMDPRAQAPVPGKGPFGREELLRRKLIHDGCLLWKTATGRFKDVLMLLMTDVLVFLQEKDQKYIFPVLDKPSVVSLQNLIVRDIANQEKGMFLISAAPPEMYEVHTASRDDRSTWIRVIQQSVRVCPSREDFPLIETEDEAYLRRIKMELQQKDRALVELLQEKVGLFAEMTHFQVEEDGGSGVPLPTLPRGLFRSESLESPRGERLLQDAIREVEGLKDLLVGPGVELLLTPREPSLPVEPDSGGNTSPGVTAIDGEARTFNGSIELCRADSDSSQKDRNGNQLRSPQEEALQRLVNLYGLLHGLQAAVAQQDTLMEARFPEGPERREKLTRANSRDGEAGRVGGVPAAPEKQATELALLQRQHALLQEELRRCRRLGEERATEAGSLEARLRESEQARALLEREAEEARRQLAALGHTEPPLVAEAPWARRPLDPRRRSLPAGDALYLSFTPPQPSRGHDRLDLPVTVRSVHRPFEDRERQELGSPDERLQDSSDPDTGSEEEGSSRLSPPHSPRDFTRMQDIPEETESRDGEPVASES, encoded by the exons ATGAAGGAAGCCAAGGACGCCCGCTACACCAATGGGCACCTCTTCACCACCATCTCCGTCTCGGGCATGACCATGTGCTATGCATGTAACAAGAGCATCACAGCCAAGGAAGCCCTCATCTGTCCGA CCTGCAATGTGACTATCCACAACCGCTGTAAAGACACCCTCGCCAACTGTACCAAGGTGAAGCAGAAG CAACAGAAAGCCGCCCTGCTGAAGAACAACACTGCTTTGCAGTCCGTTTCACTTCGCAGTAAGA CTACCACTCGGGAGCGGCCCAGCTCAGCCATCTACCCCTCCGACATCCGGCAGTCCCTGCTCGGCTCCCGCCGTGGCCGCTCCTCGTTGTCTTTAGCCAAAAGCGTCTCCACCACCAACATTGCTGG ACACTTCAATGATGAGTCTCCCCTGGGACTGCGCCGGATCCTCTCACAGTCCACGGACTCCCTCAACATGCGGAACCGGACACTGTCGGTGGAGTCCCTCATCGACGAAG GTGCTGAGGTGATCTACAACGAGCTGATGAGTGACTTTGAGATGGATGAGAAGGACTTTGCAGCTGATTCCTGGAGCCTTGCGGTGGATAGCAGCTTCTTGCAGCAGCATAAAAAGGAGGTGATGAAGCAGCAGGATGTCATCTATG AGCTGATCCAGACAGAGCTACACCACGTGCGGACACTGAAGATCATGACCCGCCTCTTCCGCACGGGCATGCTGGAAGAGCTGCAGCTGGAGCCGGCAGTGGTCCAGGGCCTGTTCCCCTGTGTGGACGAGCTCACTGACATCCACACACGCTTCCTCAGCCAGCTGCTGGATCGCCGGCGCCAGGCCCTGTGCCCCGGCAGCACCCGGAACTTCGTCATCCATCGCTTGGGGGACCTACTCATCAGCCAG TTCTCAGGTCCCAGTGCAGAGCAGATGCGGAAGACCTACTCAGAGTTCTGTAGCCGCCACACCAAGGCCTTAAAACTCTATAAGGAGCTGTATGCCCGAGACAAACGCTTCCAGCAGTTCATCCGG AAAGTGACCCGCTCGGCGGTGCTGAAGCGGCATGGGGTGCAAGAGTGCATTCTGCTAGTGACTCAGCGCATCACCAAGTACCCGGTGCTCATCAACCGCATCCTGCAGCATTCGCACG GGATGGAGGAGGAGCGCCAGGACCTGACCACGGCCCTGGGGCTGGTGAAGGCGCTGCTGTCCAACGTAGATCAGGATGTGCACGAGCTGGAGAAAGGGGCCCGCCTGCAGGAGATCTACAACCGCATGGACCCTCGGGCCCAGGCCCCGGTTCCTGGCAAGGGCCCCTTTGGCCGAGAGGAGCTCCTGCGGCGCAAGCTCATCCACGATGGTTGCCTGCTCTGGAAGACGGCGACCGGGCGCTTCAAAG ATGTGCTCATGCTGCTGATGACAGATGTGCTGGTGTTTCTCCAAGAGAAGGACCAGAAGTACATCTTTCCTGTCCTG GACAAGCCCTCGGTGGTGTCACTGCAGAATCTCATCGTCCGGGACATAGCCAACCAGGAGAAAGGGATGTTTCTGATCAGTGCGGCACCCCCGGAGATGTACGAGGTCCACACGGCATCCCGGGATGACCGGAGCACCTGGATCCGCGTCATTCAGCAGAGTGTgcgagt ATGCCCATCCAGGGAGGACTTCCCCCTGAttgagacagaggatgaggctTACCTCCGGCGTATCAAGA TGGAGCTGCAGCAGAAGGATCGGGCGCTGGTGGAGCTGCTGCAGGAGAAGGTTGGGCTATTTGCCGAGATGACCCACTTCCAGGTGGAAGAGGATGGCGGCAGCGGGGTGCCCCTGCCCACCCTGCCCAGGGGCCTCTTCCGCTCTGAGTCCCTTGAGTCCCCTCGTGGCGAGCGGCTACTGCAGGACGCCATCCGTGAGG TGGAGGGCCTGAAAGACCTGCTGGTAGGGCCTGGAGTGGAGCTGCTCTTGACGCCCCGGGAACCATCCTTGCCGGTGGAACCAGACAGTGGTGGTAACACGAGTCCTGGAGTCACTGCCA TAGATGGTGAGGCCAGAACCTTCAATGGATCCATTGAGCTCTGCAGAGCCGACTCAGACTCCAGCCAGAAG GATCGAAATGGAAATCAGCTGAGATCTCCCCAGGAG GAAGCGTTGCAACGATTGGTCAATCTCTATGGACTTCTGCACGGCCTACAG GCGGCTGTGGCCCAGCAGGACACTTTGATGGAAGCCCGGTTCCCTGAGGGCCCCGAGCGGCGGGAGAAGCTGACCAGAGCCAACTCCCGGGATGGGGAGGCTGGCAGAGTCGGGGGTGTCCCTGCGGCTCCTGAAAAGCAGGCTACGGAACTGGCATTGCTGCAGCGGCAACACGCGCTCTTGCAGGAGGAGCTGCGGCGCTGCCGGCGGCTCGGCGAGGAGCGTGCGACCGAGGCCGGCAGCCTGGAAGCCCGGCTCCGGGAGAGCGAGCAGGCCCGTGCCCTGCTGGAGCGGGAGGCCGAGGAGGCTCGCAGGCAGCTGGCCGCCTTGGGCCACACAGAACCCCCACTCGTGGCTGAGGCCCCCTGGGCCCGCCGGCCCCTGGATCCGCGGCGTCGGAGCCTCCCTGCTGGCGATGCCCTGTACTTGAGTTTCACACCCCCACAA CCCAGCCGAGGCCACGACCGCCTGGATTTGCCTGTGACTGTTCGCTCCGTCCATCGACCCTTTGAGGATCGAGAGAGGCAGGAGCTGGGCAGCCCCGACGAGCGGCTGCAAGATAGCAGTGACCCTGACACCGGCAGCGAGGAGGAGGGTAGCAGCCGTCTGTCTCCACCCCATAGTCCGCGAG aTTTCACCCGAATGCAGGACATCCCGGAAGAGACTGAGAGCCGAGATGGGGAGCCTGTAGCTTCCGAGAGCTAA